Proteins found in one Balneola sp. genomic segment:
- a CDS encoding GxxExxY protein, whose protein sequence is MKHEELTEKIIECFYTVYNRLGYGFLESVYEKAMLIELKRVDVKAVRQFPIKVSYREHEIGEFFADIIVEEKVILELKASRKLDEAHEFQLINYLKATNMEVGLLFNFGKKPEFKRKIFSNNRKI, encoded by the coding sequence ATGAAGCATGAGGAACTAACGGAAAAGATTATTGAATGCTTTTATACAGTTTACAATCGGCTGGGATATGGTTTTCTAGAGAGCGTTTATGAGAAAGCAATGCTCATCGAGTTAAAGCGAGTTGATGTTAAAGCAGTTAGGCAATTTCCAATTAAGGTTTCATATCGTGAACATGAAATTGGAGAGTTCTTTGCTGATATTATAGTTGAGGAAAAAGTTATTCTTGAATTAAAAGCTTCCAGAAAGTTAGATGAAGCTCATGAATTTCAACTTATTAATTATTTAAAAGCTACTAATATGGAAGTTGGACTCTTATTCAATTTTGGGAAGAAGCCTGAATTCAAAAGAAAAATATTTTCAAATAACAGAAAAATTTGA
- a CDS encoding cell envelope integrity protein CreD, which yields MKNLKHSLGTRLFIIAFLTLILLIPALLIQNLISEREDRRDLVADEISQKWGSEQDLVGPIITIPYKYYFKGEDDVEQTIRYAHFLPENLNIEGEVLPEVRYRGIYEVIVYNSKLSVSGNFPAIDLDGFKIPEEDFLPENAFVSFGISDMTGIKDFVTINWEGEALLANPGIETNDVLQSGISIAPDIQPGEPYSFSFELNLNGSTGMRFSPVGKQTAVELSSIWANPSFTGNFLPVDREVSEAGFEANWKVLHLNRNFPQQWTGANQEISNSTFGVDLLLGVDEYQKTMRTAKYAIMFISLTFLTFFMIELLSKNIIHPLQYLLIGFALLIFYTLLLSISEYVVFSFAYIIASTAIISLITIYSYSILSDKLKTGVIAGVLIILYGYLYILLQLQDFALLLGSLGLFVVLSVVMYLTRNINWFEIMNSSNQET from the coding sequence ATGAAGAATTTAAAGCACTCACTAGGAACCCGATTATTTATCATAGCTTTTCTGACTCTTATTCTCCTGATTCCTGCATTGCTAATACAGAATTTGATTTCAGAAAGGGAAGATCGGCGTGATTTGGTAGCTGATGAAATCAGTCAGAAATGGGGAAGTGAACAGGATCTTGTAGGCCCAATCATTACTATTCCCTACAAATATTATTTTAAAGGTGAAGATGATGTTGAGCAAACTATCCGGTATGCACACTTTCTACCTGAAAACCTGAATATAGAAGGCGAAGTACTTCCTGAAGTTCGTTATCGAGGTATTTACGAGGTCATTGTTTATAACAGCAAATTATCTGTCTCCGGTAATTTCCCTGCTATTGATTTAGATGGATTCAAAATCCCCGAAGAAGACTTCCTGCCTGAAAATGCCTTTGTTTCATTTGGCATTTCTGATATGACCGGGATCAAAGACTTTGTGACCATAAACTGGGAAGGCGAAGCATTGCTAGCTAATCCCGGAATCGAAACGAATGATGTTTTACAGTCAGGTATTTCAATTGCTCCGGACATTCAACCGGGCGAACCATACTCTTTCAGTTTTGAACTAAACCTAAACGGAAGTACAGGAATGCGATTCTCCCCTGTTGGAAAACAAACTGCAGTCGAACTTTCCTCGATATGGGCTAACCCAAGCTTTACAGGTAATTTTCTTCCTGTAGATCGGGAGGTGAGCGAAGCCGGTTTTGAGGCTAATTGGAAAGTACTTCACCTGAATAGAAACTTCCCTCAACAGTGGACCGGAGCCAACCAGGAAATCTCGAATTCTACCTTTGGTGTAGACCTCCTGCTCGGGGTTGATGAGTATCAGAAGACGATGCGTACTGCAAAATATGCCATCATGTTTATCTCGCTCACATTCTTGACTTTCTTCATGATTGAGCTGCTCAGCAAGAATATCATCCACCCCCTGCAATATCTTTTAATAGGTTTTGCGCTATTGATCTTCTATACCCTTCTTTTATCTATTTCTGAATATGTGGTGTTTAGCTTTGCATACATCATTGCCTCCACTGCCATCATTTCATTGATTACCATCTATTCGTACAGCATACTATCTGATAAGCTTAAAACAGGGGTTATAGCAGGAGTGTTAATCATCTTATATGGATACCTCTATATTCTACTTCAGCTTCAAGATTTCGCCTTACTTCTCGGCAGTCTCGGTTTGTTTGTGGTTTTGTCGGTGGTGATGTATTTAACCCGAAACATCAACTGGTTTGAAATTATGAACAGCTCAAATCAGGAAACATAA
- the pdhA gene encoding pyruvate dehydrogenase (acetyl-transferring) E1 component subunit alpha, with the protein MAKKKTKEINFAPRGIGDEKDGVVQKGVDLPSPTKKKHKSLGLSEDDLKAMYEQMYLQRRFEERAMQQYQKGKFGGFLHLYIGQEAVSTGTVFALNDDDDIITAYRDHGWGLCRGITPKEGMAELFGKAAGCSKGKGGSMHFAKTENHFWGGYGIVGGHIPIGGGLAFANKYDQNGRIATCFFGDGAVDQGALHETFNISQLWGLPVIYVVENNGYSMGTAAKRHTVAEIVDRAKGYGMKSKVVNGMDVFSVYEAMKEVSEDVRENSEPYFLEIRTYRYRGHSMSDPQKYRTKEELETYQKNDPIERLKTYLKDEKILSDDDLQEIEDKIEDEVLEAVEFADNADFPEKSALYDDMFAEEDPYFHN; encoded by the coding sequence ATGGCTAAAAAGAAGACAAAAGAAATCAATTTTGCACCCCGGGGAATCGGAGACGAAAAAGACGGCGTCGTACAGAAAGGTGTTGATCTGCCATCCCCAACAAAGAAAAAACATAAATCTCTTGGCCTGAGTGAAGATGATCTCAAAGCCATGTATGAGCAGATGTATCTTCAACGACGGTTTGAAGAGCGTGCCATGCAGCAATATCAAAAAGGGAAGTTCGGTGGATTCCTCCACCTTTATATAGGACAGGAAGCTGTTTCTACCGGTACTGTATTTGCCCTTAATGATGATGACGATATTATTACCGCATACCGCGATCACGGTTGGGGACTTTGTCGGGGAATCACTCCTAAAGAAGGAATGGCCGAGTTGTTTGGTAAGGCAGCAGGCTGCTCTAAAGGTAAAGGCGGTTCGATGCACTTCGCCAAGACAGAAAATCATTTCTGGGGGGGCTACGGAATTGTAGGTGGTCACATTCCCATTGGCGGTGGACTTGCATTTGCGAACAAATATGATCAAAACGGTCGCATCGCAACCTGTTTCTTTGGTGATGGTGCTGTAGATCAAGGTGCTTTGCACGAGACTTTTAATATCAGCCAGCTTTGGGGACTTCCGGTTATCTACGTGGTAGAGAACAACGGGTACTCCATGGGTACTGCCGCTAAGCGACATACGGTTGCCGAAATCGTAGACCGTGCCAAAGGATACGGCATGAAGAGCAAAGTGGTTAACGGGATGGATGTCTTCTCTGTATATGAAGCCATGAAGGAAGTTTCTGAAGACGTTCGGGAAAACTCCGAGCCTTACTTCCTTGAAATCAGGACGTATCGCTATCGCGGTCATTCCATGTCAGATCCTCAGAAGTACCGAACCAAAGAGGAGCTTGAGACTTATCAGAAGAACGACCCAATTGAGCGGTTGAAAACCTATCTGAAGGACGAGAAAATTCTTAGCGATGATGATCTTCAGGAGATTGAGGACAAAATCGAAGATGAAGTGCTTGAAGCGGTAGAATTTGCGGACAATGCAGACTTCCCGGAAAAATCAGCACTCTACGATGATATGTTTGCTGAAGAAGATCCTTATTTCCATAACTAA
- a CDS encoding oxidoreductase, giving the protein MKNDKKETGSITRKSFLKKSAIATSFLFVPRHVLGGVGFTAPSDQLNIAAIGAGGKGSSDIQHASVNGRERVAALCDVDFSGSAQRSVEAFPEAKRYSDYREMLEAEPDLDAVTISTPDHNHAPAAKYAMELGIHVYVQKPMTHNIREARLLTEMAREKKIVTQMGNQGASNPLLNMVQGWIDSGKLGKISEVNVWTNRPVWPQGFAMPEPDPSQKPDALDWDLWLGPAEMRPYTPNLHPFNWRGWWDYGTGALGDVGCHLIDIPYRTLGLTYPTDAECSVGTIYTEMWTPDYHPEGCPASSFITMHYEATDKTQSPVTMTWSDGGIKPSRPEIIPADHDMGGNNSANGVLIIGENGVISTNINDSSPLMPKLYLNDGTTEFGPETEENEEPEYGHHRKWIDACKAGFDSKEHRELTSSFDYAGPMTETVLMGNLAIRSYLLRRENSEGRLEYYGRKKLLWDGENTEITNLKQANQFVGRTYRKGWEV; this is encoded by the coding sequence ATGAAGAATGATAAAAAAGAAACCGGCTCAATAACCCGTAAATCCTTTCTTAAAAAAAGTGCTATCGCAACTTCCTTCCTTTTTGTCCCCCGCCATGTGTTAGGTGGAGTTGGTTTTACCGCACCGAGCGATCAGCTGAATATAGCAGCGATTGGGGCAGGTGGAAAAGGATCCAGTGATATACAACATGCTTCCGTGAATGGAAGAGAACGTGTAGCTGCTCTGTGTGATGTGGATTTCTCAGGCTCTGCTCAGCGATCAGTGGAAGCATTTCCTGAAGCCAAAAGATACAGTGATTATAGGGAAATGCTGGAGGCCGAACCCGACCTGGATGCTGTTACCATTTCAACGCCGGATCATAATCACGCTCCGGCTGCCAAATATGCCATGGAGCTTGGAATTCATGTGTATGTCCAAAAGCCCATGACGCACAATATCAGGGAAGCCCGGCTTTTAACAGAAATGGCACGGGAAAAGAAAATAGTAACTCAAATGGGAAATCAGGGAGCATCGAACCCTCTGCTTAATATGGTACAGGGCTGGATTGATTCCGGAAAGTTAGGAAAGATTTCAGAAGTGAATGTATGGACTAATCGCCCCGTTTGGCCTCAGGGTTTTGCTATGCCTGAACCGGATCCAAGCCAAAAACCCGATGCACTGGATTGGGATCTATGGCTGGGTCCTGCTGAAATGCGCCCATACACTCCAAACTTACACCCTTTCAATTGGAGGGGTTGGTGGGATTATGGCACAGGAGCTTTGGGGGATGTCGGCTGTCACCTGATTGATATTCCGTACCGGACTTTAGGGCTTACCTACCCAACTGATGCCGAATGCAGTGTTGGTACCATTTATACCGAAATGTGGACTCCAGACTATCATCCTGAAGGTTGTCCGGCTTCCTCCTTTATTACCATGCATTATGAGGCCACTGATAAAACTCAATCCCCTGTTACAATGACCTGGAGTGATGGTGGCATTAAGCCATCTCGCCCGGAAATCATCCCAGCCGATCATGATATGGGCGGAAATAACAGCGCAAATGGTGTTTTGATAATTGGTGAAAACGGAGTGATATCCACAAACATCAACGACAGTTCTCCATTAATGCCCAAACTGTACCTGAATGACGGAACCACTGAATTTGGTCCTGAAACAGAAGAAAATGAAGAACCTGAATACGGACATCACCGAAAATGGATTGATGCCTGCAAAGCCGGTTTTGACAGCAAAGAACACAGAGAGCTTACCTCCTCTTTTGACTACGCTGGCCCCATGACCGAAACCGTGCTGATGGGGAATCTTGCTATTCGCAGCTATTTACTGCGAAGAGAAAATAGTGAAGGACGCCTGGAATACTACGGACGCAAGAAACTACTCTGGGATGGCGAGAACACCGAGATTACAAATCTCAAACAAGCCAATCAGTTCGTTGGACGTACCTACCGAAAAGGCTGGGAAGTTTAA
- a CDS encoding pyruvate dehydrogenase complex E1 component subunit beta: MAELQFREAIKEAIDEEMAREEKVFIMGEEVAEYNGAYKATEGLLDKYGYKRVIDTPISELGFAGIGVGAAMNGLRPIVEFMTFNFAVLAADQIINHASKAGYMTGGQIDMPIVFRGPNASAGQLGATHSVAYDSMYAHFPGLKVIYTSEPDDAKGLLKSAIRDDNPVIFMESEQMYGMKGKVSDEDDYLIPIGKGKIKREGSDVTIVAHGKMYHVAKQAAAQLEKDGVDVEIIDPRTVKPLDLPLIVESIKKTNRCVVVDEAHPFAGFAAEIGFLIQREAFDYLDAPVQRVTLPDVNAPFSKPLFDEWLPGPKNVIDAVNQVTYRN, encoded by the coding sequence ATGGCTGAATTACAATTTAGAGAAGCAATAAAAGAGGCAATTGACGAGGAAATGGCCCGTGAAGAGAAAGTCTTCATTATGGGTGAAGAAGTTGCCGAATACAATGGAGCATACAAAGCTACAGAAGGCCTGCTAGACAAATACGGCTACAAGCGAGTAATTGATACTCCGATTTCAGAGCTGGGTTTTGCAGGTATTGGTGTGGGTGCTGCTATGAATGGCCTTCGCCCCATTGTAGAATTCATGACTTTCAATTTTGCTGTGCTGGCTGCTGACCAGATCATTAACCATGCTTCAAAAGCAGGGTATATGACCGGTGGCCAAATTGATATGCCGATCGTATTTCGTGGACCGAATGCATCTGCAGGTCAGTTGGGAGCAACTCACTCCGTAGCGTACGATTCTATGTATGCTCATTTCCCGGGACTCAAAGTTATCTATACTTCTGAGCCCGATGATGCTAAAGGATTGCTCAAATCTGCTATCCGTGATGATAACCCGGTTATCTTTATGGAATCGGAGCAGATGTACGGAATGAAAGGCAAAGTTTCTGATGAAGACGATTACCTCATCCCCATCGGAAAAGGAAAAATTAAGCGTGAAGGAAGTGATGTTACCATCGTAGCTCACGGTAAAATGTATCACGTGGCAAAACAAGCAGCAGCTCAGCTAGAGAAAGACGGAGTAGATGTAGAAATCATCGATCCGCGCACTGTTAAGCCTCTTGATCTACCTCTTATTGTGGAGTCAATCAAAAAAACCAACCGATGTGTGGTTGTAGATGAAGCACATCCATTTGCAGGATTTGCTGCTGAAATTGGTTTCTTGATTCAACGCGAAGCTTTTGATTACTTAGATGCACCGGTACAGCGAGTAACGCTTCCGGATGTCAATGCTCCATTCTCCAAACCTTTGTTTGATGAATGGCTGCCTGGACCTAAAAATGTGATTGACGCAGTTAATCAGGTAACCTACAGAAATTAA
- a CDS encoding peptidase S51, giving the protein MKITVFFIIALLAGIPSSLFAQSSTTTGPDNGTLVIVGGGRLDASIVDKFVELAGGENAHIVVIPSAGGRDTYGENYGGAGVFREAGAGRVTVLHTNNPKVADTDVFAEQLEEATAVWFSGGRQWRLVDAYAGTKTEDMFWEVLNKGGVIGGSSAGATIQGSYLARGDTQTNQIMMGDHEEGFGFVKNIAIDQHVIARNRHFDMFNILENKPELLGMSIDESTAVVVTGNTFEVIGSSYVIMYDGGFWSREGSSDKQLPSDDLFYFLRSGDKYDLKKRQVID; this is encoded by the coding sequence ATGAAAATCACTGTCTTCTTTATAATAGCTTTGCTTGCGGGCATTCCTTCTTCCCTATTTGCACAATCATCTACCACTACCGGCCCTGATAACGGCACGCTGGTTATTGTTGGAGGCGGGCGTTTAGATGCGAGTATCGTAGACAAGTTTGTTGAATTGGCCGGCGGGGAAAATGCACATATCGTTGTGATCCCATCAGCCGGTGGCAGAGATACCTATGGCGAGAATTATGGGGGAGCCGGAGTATTTCGTGAAGCCGGGGCCGGCAGGGTAACCGTCCTGCACACTAACAACCCTAAAGTTGCAGATACCGATGTATTTGCGGAGCAGCTGGAAGAGGCAACAGCGGTTTGGTTTAGCGGTGGTCGCCAATGGAGACTTGTAGATGCATATGCCGGAACCAAAACCGAGGACATGTTCTGGGAAGTATTAAATAAGGGCGGAGTAATTGGCGGGTCTTCAGCCGGGGCAACTATTCAGGGATCTTACCTGGCTCGTGGGGATACTCAAACCAACCAAATTATGATGGGTGACCATGAAGAAGGCTTTGGCTTTGTTAAAAATATTGCAATCGATCAGCACGTGATTGCCCGTAACCGCCACTTCGATATGTTCAATATCCTCGAAAATAAACCTGAACTGCTGGGGATGAGCATCGATGAAAGTACAGCCGTTGTGGTAACCGGTAATACCTTTGAGGTGATTGGCAGCAGTTATGTGATTATGTATGATGGAGGTTTTTGGTCACGTGAAGGAAGCAGCGACAAACAACTCCCCTCCGATGACTTGTTCTACTTTCTGCGCTCAGGCGACAAATACGACTTAAAGAAAAGGCAAGTCATCGACTAG
- a CDS encoding alanine--tRNA ligase codes for MSHKTSAQIRQEFFDFFAEKEHAIVDSAPVVPKNDPTLLFTNAGMNQFKSIFLGEEDALKHEGKNWNRAADTQKCIRVSGKHNDLEEVGHDTYHHTLFEMLGNWSFGDYFKKEAIGWAWELLVDEWGLEPDRLYATVFGGDEEDGLPVDEEAIELWKSETSIDHDHILKCGKKDNFWEMGETGPCGPCSEVHIDLRPDEDRKKKPGADLVNMDDPRVMEIWNLVFIQFNRKPDSSLEKLPAQHVDTGMGFERICAVLQNKTSNYDTDVFTPVINKIADLAGITYGKEEEKDIAMRVIADHIRAVTFSIADGASPGNDGRGYVIRRILRRAIRYGWDVLDFKEPFFYKLVEVLADQFEDVFPEITAQQEYIVNVIRSEEKSFLKTLGQGIELFNEMVEGKDKISGEDAFKLHDTYGFPIDLTELMAREQGVEVDVEGFNKNMKEQKERARAAGKFSVDQSEAYVWNVVTKEPSDGFKPNFVGYDDASIETRIIRYRKEGDKFALHLEKTPFYAESGGQVADTGTIFKGDEYLEVLNVQKGIDNFHIHYVDKLPEDLTGTWTARIDLDRRIEIQKHHSATHLVHAALRGILGDHVAQKGSLVDEHHLRFDFSHFEAMTDEQLEEVEQLVNEKVQENIPLTEERGVPIEEAKERGAMMLFGEKYGESVRVISFDEDYSVELCGGTHVGATGEIGYFRFTQETSVAAGIRRIEAVCGAQADKVLRDEKRLLQQVKASIGQTQDLAGDIVKLLEDKKSLEKELEQMQLQNTGAKLDELIQNSETLDAGINLVKGEVAGADMDVLKQLGYDGIEKTKENTAIVLGSRDEEEGKVYLMVALSDDLVKEKGLKAGAIVGQLGRLVGGGGGGQPNLATAGGRQPEKLGEALKKVNEIITESIS; via the coding sequence ATGTCTCACAAGACTTCTGCCCAGATACGTCAGGAATTTTTTGATTTCTTTGCTGAAAAAGAACACGCTATTGTAGATAGTGCTCCTGTAGTACCCAAAAATGATCCCACGCTGCTTTTCACCAACGCGGGGATGAATCAGTTCAAATCTATATTTCTGGGAGAAGAAGATGCGCTTAAGCATGAGGGAAAGAATTGGAATCGAGCCGCCGATACCCAAAAGTGTATTCGCGTAAGCGGGAAGCACAACGATCTGGAAGAAGTAGGACATGACACCTACCATCATACGCTTTTTGAGATGCTGGGAAACTGGTCATTTGGCGACTATTTCAAAAAGGAAGCCATTGGCTGGGCCTGGGAATTACTGGTGGATGAATGGGGATTAGAACCCGACCGTCTCTACGCTACCGTTTTTGGTGGAGACGAAGAAGATGGACTTCCGGTGGATGAAGAAGCCATCGAGCTTTGGAAAAGTGAAACGAGTATTGATCACGATCACATTTTAAAGTGTGGCAAAAAAGATAATTTCTGGGAAATGGGCGAAACCGGTCCGTGTGGACCGTGCTCGGAAGTGCATATCGATTTACGTCCCGATGAAGACCGCAAGAAGAAGCCCGGCGCTGACTTGGTGAATATGGATGACCCCCGGGTGATGGAAATCTGGAACCTTGTATTTATTCAGTTCAATAGAAAACCAGATTCTAGTCTCGAAAAACTCCCCGCACAGCACGTTGATACCGGAATGGGTTTCGAACGAATTTGTGCTGTCCTTCAGAATAAAACATCGAATTACGACACGGATGTATTCACCCCGGTAATTAATAAAATTGCCGATTTAGCTGGAATCACATACGGGAAGGAAGAGGAAAAAGACATTGCCATGCGGGTTATTGCTGATCATATCCGTGCAGTGACGTTCTCCATTGCCGATGGAGCTTCACCAGGAAATGATGGTCGTGGATACGTGATTCGGCGAATTCTACGCCGTGCTATTCGGTACGGCTGGGATGTGCTGGATTTCAAAGAGCCGTTTTTCTACAAGTTGGTGGAAGTATTGGCTGATCAGTTTGAGGATGTGTTTCCTGAGATCACAGCACAACAGGAGTACATTGTGAATGTGATTCGCTCAGAAGAGAAGAGTTTCCTGAAAACATTGGGGCAAGGAATCGAGCTGTTCAATGAAATGGTGGAAGGCAAGGATAAAATTTCCGGCGAAGATGCGTTCAAACTTCATGATACCTATGGTTTCCCAATCGACCTGACCGAGCTGATGGCTCGCGAGCAGGGTGTGGAAGTGGATGTAGAAGGCTTCAACAAAAACATGAAAGAGCAGAAAGAACGAGCTCGTGCTGCGGGTAAGTTTTCGGTGGATCAGAGTGAGGCTTACGTTTGGAATGTTGTTACTAAAGAGCCTTCTGATGGTTTTAAGCCAAACTTTGTTGGATATGATGATGCTAGTATTGAAACTAGAATTATCAGATATAGAAAGGAAGGTGATAAGTTTGCTCTTCATTTAGAAAAAACGCCATTCTATGCGGAAAGTGGAGGACAGGTTGCTGATACTGGAACTATTTTTAAAGGAGATGAATATTTGGAGGTTTTAAATGTTCAAAAAGGTATTGATAACTTTCATATTCATTATGTAGATAAGCTTCCTGAAGATTTAACTGGCACATGGACAGCCCGAATTGATTTGGATCGACGTATTGAAATCCAGAAACATCACTCAGCAACGCATTTAGTTCATGCGGCATTACGAGGGATTTTAGGCGACCATGTTGCTCAGAAAGGGTCATTAGTAGATGAACACCATCTGCGTTTTGACTTCTCTCACTTTGAAGCAATGACGGACGAGCAGCTGGAAGAAGTAGAGCAGTTGGTTAATGAAAAAGTACAGGAAAACATCCCGCTGACTGAAGAACGCGGTGTTCCTATAGAAGAAGCCAAAGAACGCGGAGCGATGATGCTCTTTGGAGAAAAGTATGGCGAAAGCGTTCGGGTGATATCCTTTGATGAAGATTATTCAGTTGAACTTTGCGGCGGAACCCATGTGGGAGCTACCGGAGAGATTGGATACTTCCGGTTCACACAAGAAACTTCTGTAGCTGCCGGCATTCGACGTATCGAAGCTGTTTGTGGAGCGCAAGCAGATAAAGTTCTGAGAGATGAAAAGCGACTACTTCAACAGGTAAAGGCATCGATTGGTCAGACTCAAGATTTGGCCGGAGACATTGTAAAACTTCTTGAAGACAAGAAATCACTCGAGAAAGAGCTCGAACAGATGCAGCTTCAAAACACCGGTGCCAAGCTGGATGAACTGATCCAAAATTCCGAAACGTTGGACGCAGGAATCAACTTGGTAAAAGGCGAAGTTGCCGGCGCGGATATGGATGTACTCAAGCAATTGGGATACGATGGAATTGAAAAGACGAAAGAAAATACGGCTATTGTACTAGGCTCCAGAGATGAGGAAGAAGGCAAGGTATACCTCATGGTTGCCCTCTCTGACGACCTTGTCAAAGAAAAAGGCTTAAAAGCAGGCGCTATTGTGGGTCAGCTTGGAAGGCTTGTTGGAGGCGGAGGTGGCGGTCAGCCAAACCTTGCAACAGCTGGTGGGCGTCAGCCTGAAAAGTTGGGTGAAGCCCTTAAAAAAGTGAATGAAATAATTACAGAATCAATTTCTTAG
- a CDS encoding CIA30 family protein translates to MKYIAGFLFLMMAFNPKVIFDFNTDSNPNRWSIVDDVVMGGRSDGNMKISPEGHGLFEGEVSLENNGGFSSVRLPLRALDVKPEQKIIIRLKGNGEKYQFRVKHNRRAYQSYVTYFETNGKWQEVEISLNELYPIYRGNRLNRDNFNFQTIEEIGFLIGNKKPQSFRLLIDKIELE, encoded by the coding sequence ATGAAGTATATAGCTGGTTTTTTATTCTTAATGATGGCTTTTAATCCCAAAGTAATTTTCGACTTTAATACTGACTCCAACCCCAACAGGTGGAGCATTGTTGATGATGTTGTGATGGGAGGAAGATCCGACGGAAACATGAAAATATCACCGGAGGGGCATGGACTTTTTGAGGGTGAAGTGTCCCTTGAGAATAACGGCGGATTTTCTTCAGTCCGTTTGCCATTACGTGCATTAGATGTTAAACCTGAACAGAAAATCATTATTCGCCTGAAGGGAAATGGAGAGAAGTATCAGTTTCGTGTAAAGCATAACCGCAGAGCTTATCAATCCTACGTTACCTATTTTGAAACCAATGGTAAGTGGCAAGAAGTAGAAATCTCTCTAAATGAGCTCTATCCTATTTACAGGGGAAATCGATTGAACAGGGATAACTTTAACTTCCAAACCATTGAAGAGATTGGGTTTTTAATAGGAAACAAGAAGCCACAATCCTTTCGCCTCCTCATTGACAAAATTGAATTAGAGTAG
- a CDS encoding transcriptional regulator, producing the protein MKLSFDDLHKAFESRVRLGIMSALAVNDSLDFSALKEFLGVTDGNLATHIKKLEKEGFVSVEKSFIDNKPNTKYEMTAEGKAAFDDYLSLMEKIINAKKS; encoded by the coding sequence TTGAAACTATCATTCGATGACTTACATAAAGCATTCGAAAGCAGGGTAAGACTGGGAATCATGTCTGCCTTGGCTGTTAATGACTCTCTGGATTTCAGTGCGTTAAAGGAATTTCTCGGCGTGACTGATGGAAACCTTGCCACTCATATCAAAAAATTGGAAAAGGAAGGGTTTGTTTCCGTTGAAAAGTCTTTCATTGACAATAAACCCAATACTAAATATGAAATGACTGCCGAAGGTAAAGCTGCTTTTGATGACTACCTCAGCCTAATGGAAAAAATCATAAATGCGAAAAAATCATGA
- a CDS encoding response regulator, with protein sequence MTESTKKILIVEDDMIISLVVENMIKKLGYTLVGKAASGEEAIDLAKEHKPDIVLMDIRLKGEMDGIEAVTQIREHIKTDVIYLTGNSDKVNYERAKATECIDLISKPFTIGELTRSLELVA encoded by the coding sequence TTGACAGAATCGACAAAAAAAATACTGATCGTTGAAGATGATATGATCATCTCTTTAGTTGTTGAAAACATGATAAAAAAATTAGGCTACACTCTGGTTGGCAAAGCAGCTTCGGGAGAAGAAGCCATTGACCTGGCCAAAGAACACAAGCCTGATATTGTGTTGATGGACATCCGTTTAAAAGGAGAGATGGATGGTATTGAAGCAGTTACTCAGATTAGGGAGCATATTAAGACGGACGTTATTTACCTAACCGGAAATTCGGATAAGGTGAATTATGAGCGTGCAAAGGCTACTGAATGTATTGACCTGATTTCGAAACCATTTACTATTGGTGAACTAACCCGTTCTTTAGAACTAGTTGCCTGA